The DNA region ATGCAAATTTCACGATACCCCGAGGCTCGGGTCTGGCAGTGATCGGCCCTAACGGCTCAGGAAAAACCGTGCTATTGAAAGCACTTCTCGGGTTACTCCCCTCCACCGGCGTCATTCGCTGGGCACCTGGCTCAAGGCAAGGCTACGTTCCCCAGAAAGTGTCGGCTGATCCTAACCTGCCCATAAGAGTGAGGGAAATCCTGAAGGCCAAGGCGTTTGTGCAAAAACTGACGGCCGGCAATGTTGAAGACGCCGTGGCATGGGCCGCGATTGGCGGCCTGCTTGAGCAGCGTCTGGGTGCGCTTTCCAGCGGTCAATTGCAACGGGTGCTGCTGGCGATGGCGATGATGGGCGCTCCCGACGTACTCCTGGTGGACGAACCAACCGCGAGCCTGGATGAAGGCTCAGAAGAACACGTTTTTCAATTGCTTGAAACTACAAGAAAGTCGCGTGGCACCACCATTATTATTGTGTCGCACGATCTTGCGCTCGTAGGCCATCTGGCTACCCACGTCATCTGTGTCAATGCCGGTGTCGCGTCTTTTGGAACCGCCAGGACCATGCTCCGGCAAGACGTTCTTGAATCCTCTTTCGGTGCGCCTTTACGCTTCCATTCTCACAATCTGGAAAATAAACCATGAGGCTCGCCTCCGGTCAGATATACGAGTTTGCTGCTGCCGTAATGGTGGCAATAGCCGCAGGACTGGTCGGCTCATTTGCACTGATGAAGAGAATGAGCCTGGCAAGTGATGTCGTTTCTCATCTCGCGCTTCCCGGCATAGGCATTGCGTTGGCGCTTCGTCTAAATCCTGTCCTGGGAGCAGCTTCCACGCTCTTGATTGGCACTTTGCTGGTTTGGGGAGTCGAAAAGAAAACCGGGATTGCCACGGAAGCCGTAATTGGCGTGGTGTTTGCTGCGTCACTTGCTGTCGGCGCTCTTATTACTCCACGGGAGGAACTCGAAGAAGTCTTATTCGGGAGCATGCGGCCGTTGGGGTTGTTGGAATTCATTGTGGGATGCTCTGCGGCTGCAGGCGTGATCACTGTGGTTCTGGTTCGCAGGCATCACTTGGCTCTTGCGCTCTTTTCTCCCGATATCGCGGCTGCCAGTGGTATCAATCTGAGTGGTCTCAGTCTTGAATTTCTTCTTCTGTTCAGTCTTACGATTCTTCTGAGCCTGAAGTTTCTTGGAGCACTGCTTGCGGGCGCGCTGCTCATGATCCCCGCGGCTACGGGACGAAGACTGGCGACGAGTCTCAGCTCTTTCCTGGCATTTTCTGCGGTCGCCGGCGCAACCGCAGTAATCATCGGCCTGGCAATTTCTTCTGGATTTCAAGGGATGGGGGCCAGCGGGCCAGCGGTAGTCCTGGTTTCTGCCGCTACTTTTGTGTTTGCTTCATTCACCCGTAAACAGGTTTGAAAACCGGCACAGTTCCCTGCTCTTGCAGGTAGCTTGTGAGCATAGAGACGTTTCGCGGCGGAAGCTTGGTTATGCCCTGGAGGCGCTGACTAAGAGCAACAGCAGGTGCAATGCAACGAGCAGATACCAAAGCCCAATGCGTTCATGGGAGCAAACGTTGTGTGGCAGCACCGCAGTTTCCCGGGGATGGCTAAATGCTTGCCTGGCTCTTGCTAACAATCGCATTGTAGCCTCCTATCGGCCGTGCTCGGCTGGACAAAAATCCAGAGACAATGATGATCGCTTAACCGGTTTGCTGCGGTGATCCAGATCACGTGGCCAGGGTAACTCGAAATGGACTTCGCCGTTTGATATGAGCTATGCGGTCAATGAGATCTGCGATGTGTGATAGCCGTCACTGTTTGCCGGGATTGCAGCGCACATAGTAAGAGTGGAGATGATTATGAATGCCGTCGCCATTCCCGTGCTTCCTGCCGTCCGGTTAAAAAATATTCTTTATACGACTGATTTCTCAAAACCGTCACGGGCCGCGCTGCCTATTGTTGCGGCCATTGCTCGGAAATACGGTTCCAGGATCTTTGCCGCGCACGTTTGGGCTCCTCTCCCTTATTCCATGGTGACGCCTGAGGCGCTTTCCGTGCTTGAACATAAGGAGGAAAGCGATGCCCGGGAGGTGCTCGAGCAATTCATGCAAACCAAGGAACTTGAAGGTTTGCCTGTCACGCCGATCTTGAAATGTGGCGAAGCAACACGGGAGCTTAGCCGGATTGTGCACCAGCACCATATTGATCTGGCCATCTTGAGCACACATGGACGAACAGGATTTAAACGGCTCTTGATGGGATCGGTGGCGGAAGAACTCTTCCGTAGCCTGCCTTGCCCGGTGCTGACTGTGGGGCCGAATATTTCAAGTCGGTTCGATAATCAATCAGAAATCAAACAGATCTTGTTCCCGACGGACCTTTCCCAGGAGTCAGCTGCGGTGTTTCCATATCTTGCGGCTGTGGCAGCCGAGTACGCGGCCTGCATCACGCTGTTACACGTTGTCCCGGTGGAGGATCGGAGACACCCTGCCGCCATGGATCAACCTGACAGTCTGCGGAGCGCGATGCAACGCATGTTTGCTCCACAAATTGATCCACGTTGCGAAGTTAAGCTGATAGTCGAAGCCGGTGATCCTACTGAGAGGATATTGACTCATGCGCGCGCCGAAAAGGTAGACTTAATTGGTTTCGGGGTCAAGAAAGCTGGAGAAATTACTACTCATTTCCGAAACACGGTTCCCTACAAGGTCGTGCTGGAATCGGAATGTCCGGTGCTGACCTCTCATTTCGGCGATGGGTGGTAACCGGATCAGGGACAACTAAAGTTTGTAGTTGGTACCTCGAATATATTAGGTAGTACATCTTTTCTGTAGTGGAGTGGTTGCATGCCACACAAAAAGCTTGACCGCCGTTTGCTAAGCAGTATCCATAAGCTCACCGGATCAGCACGGGTCCGCATGGAACTGGGCTTTTCGTCGAGACAAATGTCTCTATGTCCAACGCTGCCCGTCGTGCGCCTGAAGGACAGAAAAACACTTATTGCCGTGCTCTTGAACCCTGAAATGAATTTCGGGGATCTATACAGCCAGGGTGACATTGATGTGGAGGGTGACCTCGTCAAGGCGCTGGAGGCTCTCTACCATGCACCCGACCGTCTTATTACGCGCCTGATTTCGCGCTGGCTTGGATGGGTTCAGTCCTGCGGGCTGAGCGCTGCGCGCAAGAATATCCATCACCACTACGATATCTCGACCGATTTTTACAAACTCTGGCTTGATCCAAAGCTTGTATATACATGCGCTTACTTCCCAGGTGAGAACACAACTCTGGAAGACGCGCAGAAGGCAAAAATGGACCTGGTCTGCCGCAAGCTCTGGTTGCAACCAGGTGAAACCGTGGTGGAAGCTGGTTGCGGCTGGGGCGCACTAAGCCTCCACATGGCCCGCGAATACGGCGTACGGGTAAAAGCTTTCAACATCTCACATGAGCAGATTGTATTTGCCCGGGAACAGGCAAAACGTGAAGGACTGGAGAGCAGAGTTGAATTTATTGAAGATGATTACCGTAATATCGCTGCTCATTATGACGCGTTCGTCTCAGTGGGAATGTTAGAGCACATTGGCCGCGAGCATTATCAAGAATTAGGGCAGATTATCCATCGGTCGATTGGTGATACGGGCCGCGGCCTTTTGCATTTCATCGGAAAAAACCAGCCGCAGCCATTCAGCGTCTGGATCAGGAAACGCATATTTCCCGGCGCTTATACACCTACTCTGCGGGAGGCAATCGACGTACTTGAACCGCATGACTTCAGCGTACTTGATGTTGAAAATCTGCGCATGCACTATGCGCGGACGATTGAGTTCTGGTTGCAGCGTTATGAACGCCACTTTGATCAAGTGGTGGAGCACTTTGGCCTGACTTTTGCCCGAATGTGGCGGCTGTATCTAGCCGGTTCCATCGCCGGTTTTAGAGTGGGCACTCTACAATTATTCCAACTTGTATTTGCCGGCCGGTCTTGTAAGTCGCAGCCGTTGACTCGGGCCCACCTCTACAATGCAATTGAACAGGATTCACAGGATGTGCAATGGACTCGTGCGATGTCCTAATCGTAGGCGGAGGTCCCGCAGGATCATCTTGCGCCTGGGCTTTGCGCTCTTCGGGATTGCACGTTGTGATCCTGGATAAAGCGAGCTTCCCGCGTAACAAGGTGTGCGGAGGCTGGATCACTCCGTGGGTCTTGCAGGCGCTTGAGATCGACGCCGCAGATTACTCCCTGGACCGAACCATGCAAGAGATTCGCGGCTTTCGCGTGAGCTCAATGGGAGCGCAGGAAGTCGGAATCCCATATGACCGCGTCATCAGCTATGGCATCCGGCGTTGCGAGTTTGACGAGTACCTGCTCCGCCGCTCGGGTTCTGAGATACGTGAAGGGACGGGGATCAGTAAGATCGAGCGCTCTGGCGAGCACTGGATCATTAATGGCGCAATCAAAGCCAAGATGCTGGTCGGGGCTGGGGGACATTTCTGTCCAGTGGCGCGGCACATGGGAAATAGCAATTCAGATGAACCGGTGGTAGCGCAGGAGATTGAGTTTGAGATGTCTCCTGACGAAGCGCGTCTCTGCGGCATCCAGGGGGAGATCCCTGAACTCTATTTTTGTCCGGATTTACAAGGCTATGGCTGGTGTTTTCGCAAAGGTAATTTTTTGAATATAGGACTGGGCCGGCTTGACCAGCACGCGCTTTCCAAGCACGTGGCTGATTTCCTTGGGTTCCTGCGCGCCACAGGCAAAGTAGTTTTTGATCTTCCCGGCAAATTCTGCGGACACGCTTACCTGCTTTTCGGCTACAGCAAGCGGAAGGTAATGGCTGATTCGGTGATGCTCATCGGAGATGCTGCTGGCCTTGCATTCCCTCAAAGTGGCGAAGGCATCCGGCCTGCGGTGGAATCAGGATTGCTTGCGGCGAGCGTGATCAAGGCGGCGGACGGACAGTACGACGCGGAGAGCCTGCGAGCTTATCCCGCACTGCTTAGTAAGCAATTTGGCGGTCATAGGTCCGCCGCAGCGCTGGCTTACGTGCCTCATTGGTTGCGCAATGGCTTTGCGCACTTTTTGCTAAAGACACAATGGTTCTGCCGTCGCGTGGTGGTGGAGAATTGGTTTCTTCGTTGATGCGGCGGCAAAACTATTTTCCGCAACCAGATACAGGACAGTGGTAAGTGTATTCGGGTGCGTCTCTGCAATGCAGGCTATAGCGGTTTTGATAGCCTTGCCGTTCCTTCGGCATCGCCAGCCTGTTGAGCGGTGAACATTCCATCCCGAGCGGGTATCGATGATGCTAAATCGCCGTTGCGTCGCCCAACTTTGATCGCTCGCATCAAGTCAGCCAGAAAAAGAAGAATTGGGGGATCGGTTGGCAAAGGTGCGCGCAAGATGAGATCGGTATCGCCAGAGACGTCATCTTCGGACACACGGATGGCTTGTCCACCAGCGCGCAAAACCGAATCATGGCAGAAACAGTCGCGAGCCTGGATTGGGAGTTCCATCCCAAGAGCAAACAGGAAAGACTTGCCCTGTGGAACACCCTGCATATAGTAGTCGCCATTCGGTGCGGCAATCGTGCAAGCCAGCGGCTTGGATTGTGGAATCGGGGCAGAAAAGAGACCGAGGCAGACAATTCCCTTGAAACCGTCCGGCAATATCACGCGTCCTGAAAAACCGGGACCGGCAGCAAGTCTGGCGTGCGGAGCCGGCAAGCTCTGGTGATCGCGTATGGCGTGGCGCGGCGATTGCGCCAGGGCGCGAAATTGGCGCGGTGAAACGCCAAAGGAGCCGGTAAATCTCCGCGTGAAAGTACCTACGCTGCTGTAGCCCACGTCATAGCAGATGTCTATGACCTTGCTGCGGGTGTGCAAAAGCAAATCGCGTGCGGCGTCCAGACGCAACGCAGAAAGAAAATGAAGTGGCGGCAGGCCGGTGACACTTCGAAAAGTCCGCGTGAAATGATACGGGCTGGCAAAGCCGATTTTAGCCAGCGAGCGCAATGACATTGGCTGCCCCATCTGCCCGCGCATGGCGGCGATGGCACGCTTTACCGATTCATAGTGCAGCCTCGTCGTTGATTCACGTACTACTGCCTGGTCCATATCGTTATCCTTTCCGCGTCGCTGAAATATGCCTCGTCATCAGTGGGAAGCAACTGGCTCAAGGAACCCAGCCAGGGCCCGACGCAGACACTCAGGAACAGGCGATGGCGTAAGACGCCCTTCATCACGGCGCATGCACGCTATCTGCTGTTCCCCGCGCGCAACCAGCACCGGTTCCGCTCCGTCCCGCCAGTATTCAAAACGCATTGTGATCCTGTTCTGCTGGATCTCTTCCAGGAACATTCGCACGGTCACCTCTTCAAAGGCCTTCAATTCATCCAGAAAAGTGCATGAGCAATGCAGAGTAATGAGCGCAAGCCCTTCCTCCAATTGCTGAAGGATTTCAGGAGCGTATTCGCGAAGAAAATACTCGCGCGCTCTTCCCTGCCAGTGGAAGTAATTGGTGAAATAGACGTTCCCTGTCAGGTTCGTCTCTTCGAATCCAATCACCTGCTTGTATTCATAAAACTTCATGGCGCTGTTGGGCGATAAAGGCAAATGCAACTCCGTCCTTGAAACCTTGAATCGACGTTCGAAAAGTCGCGGCCTGCAATTCTCCTGATGAAAAAATGGTCCAGCCATCTGTAGTCCGGGTGCTAACTTGCAGATGCTGGTCGAAGGCGGCCCCGCATTTTCTTAAGCTTTCTTTCAAAGCCCAGACCTGAGTGGCCGTGTTTTGCAGCGGAATATTTGTTTCAGTCGCAATCAACTGCGCTACAGAAAACCACTGTTCACCCAGCAATGCTCTCCATGACGCCTCATCGCGTTCTGTACACTGTTCCATATCGCAACCCACGGGCTGTTGCGAGCGTGCTGTGAGAATCAAACTTCCGCAGTGCGAACGGGAAACTTGCGTTTCTGGGTGTGCTTCTTCTTCCGGCTTGCCGTCCGGCCTATGGCAGGAACCTTTGGAATCCTGATTCGTTGCAGCTTCATTCAAAGAAATACGTAGATCGGCGGATGGCACGATGTCGGCCAGTCGACGCTCCAGATAGGGCGCAAGCAAAGCCGCCGGCCAGGCATATTGCATCTCAATGGGCGCAACAGCATGCAGTCGCAACCCACTCCAGCGCTCGCAAATTTGGCCATTTGAATTTTCGACTTCTACGTCATAAATGAAATCATCGCCATTGTGCTCCCGTTCTTCGGCTGTAACGATAGCTGCCTGAGTTGTCCATGTTGCGCTGGTCGAGACCGAATCTACTCCGGTCGGCAGAACGGTTTTGTGAGGAATACAGGCTTGAACACAATGGATGACTGCGTCTCGCATGGCTGCATCGCCCAGCAGCATGTCGCCGGGAAGGTAACGCGCGAACCACTGCTGTTTTACGGAGCCGGAGATCCCCGCAACACAGCGCTTCGCTTGGAGCTCGTGATATGCAGTGATACGGCAGAAGCGCCCCTGATGAAAAAGAATGCGATCGTAAAGATCTCCCTCAGGACTGAGTGGAAGAATTTGCCGTTGAGTCAAACCGCCTACGGTGAGCTCCATGTCTCCATCCGACGGAGCGCCGTAAACACACTCGCCGGTGAAGTGATCGACATGAAAGGACGTGGTTGAACTGCGCACCGCGACTGCAATCACTCCGGGTCGGCGGCGCACAGCAGCCACCCGCAGCACAATCGATTTCCCCGGAGGAACAACGATGGGTCGATTAAAGCGGAGCTTGTGAAACTGCGGCAATTGTTTAGTCTCTTCCAGCGCGCTTGCCACCTGCGCCATCGCTTCCATGCCCATTACGGCCGGCAAGATTTGATCTCCCCGGAAGCAGTGATCTTTCAGATACGGATCTGTGTCGGCAGAAATTTCCGCATCGGCAATCAGCTCAATGCCGGGATAGTGCAGGCGCACATTTTCCAGAAACCGCAGGAAAGGCAAATCAGAATGGCCAAAGCCAAGCGTCGGCGAGTTGCCGGTTCGCGCTGTAACAATGCAGGATGCAGGCGCATTTTCCCATGCAAGCATTTCCGGTAAGCAGCTAAGCGCTTGATCAAGCGGCAGCGGCACAATTCCCTGTTGTTGCAAAGACTCTAAAACGCCCAGACGCTGGCCCATTCCCACGCCCGCCCAGACTGACCATTCCAGGTTCAAACAACGGCAAGCAGGGTGCTGACGTTGCCAATTTTCCACTTCCATCCTGAGCCATTCGTTGGCGAGCCCATAATGCCCTTCGCCCTGGAGCCCGCTCCTGCCGATAATGGAGCCAAAGGTAAGCAGCAGGCGAAGATTGTGTGCCCCGAGAGCTCTTAATATATTGCGCAGCGCAGCTACTTTTACTTCCAATGTGGTGCGCAGGTCGCGCTCTGTCAGATCTTCCATCTGTTTAGGATTGTTGATGCCCGCTCCGTGAAGCACAGCCGTCACGGTTCCCACTTCAGACTGGATTCGTTGAATGGTCTCAGACGCAGCCGCTTCATCGGTGACATCGGCCGAAAAATATCCGAATTTTACGTTGGCATTGCGGAAACGGTTCAGGTTGTTCTGCAGTTCTTCATCGTGCTTCGGATGCGAACGTCCCAGCAAGGCCAGACGGCACCCGGAAGAGCGGGCCAGAGTGAGGGCACACTCAGCCGTAATTCCCTTGCCGCCCCCTGAAACCAGCAACAAGTCATCTACGCCCAGGGCTTTCGTTGTGTCATTCCGCTCGGGCCAAAGCGCTTTTAACTGTGGCTCGCGGCGAATGCCATTCGCGTCGTAAAGAGCTTCCGTAAAGCCCGATGCGCCCATCGCCTCGCGCGCAATCAACTCAGCCGCATGTGCGGACGCTCCAGGAACATCAACCACTGCGACGGTCATTTCGCGATGTTCAAGGAACAATGAACGAGCAAGGGCTCCGGCACCGCCCCCATTCTGGACAAAAACAATATGGTCAATCTTCTCTTTCAAACATTGCTGCGCAGATCGCAGCAGAAACTTCGCTGAGTCCGTGCTTCGCTCGCGAGGGACGCAGCAAATAACTCCTCTACCGGAAACCGATTCAAACTGCTGAGCCAGCGATTGTGTGAAATCTCCTTGCTCCATTGCCATTACCTGCCACTGACTCGATCCACTTTGCGGCGAAGGGCGAGTTCGAAGCGGTTTTTCCACGAACTCGACTTCCAAAGTTCGAATCCACGGCTCCGCTCCTGCCGGATACTTTTGCTCGCTGCGCGAGGCTGTATGATGCCGGTTCTGTTCCAATATCTCCGCGGCTTCTGCCAGAGTGGCATTCGTAAATTCTGCCGGAGAGAGCGGCGCAACCGATCCCGACTGCGCGGCGGCTTCCAACACGATTTGGCTTATGCTGATCGAGTTAAGATGAAGATCGTCCAGAAAACGGTTTTCAGGCAGGATCGTCTCCAAAGGAAGTTCTGCCCGTTGCGCGACCAGCCTGCGTAGTCCTTCCAGGACCGATGTTGACGAGGGTGTGACAACCGGCAGCGGCTTGGCGACCACTGGCAGAACGGGTGCGACCGCGGGAGCAAAGCTCGTATTCGGAACGCTTTCGCAGGGGTTCTGCAGGAATTTGTGCTTATGCAGCAAGTCAATTGGCCGGTAAAAGCGATCGGCAAAAAGAGCCTTCGGATGAACGCTTGCGCCAAGTGCAAATGCAGCTCCAGCCGCGGCCAGCAATCCTCGCAGCGAATCGCCTCCAACATTGAGCGCCACGGCAGGCAAACCAAACTGCTGTGACATGATATCCGTCAGTATCGATCCTGGTCCCACTTCAATGAGAAGATCTGCTTCCGCAGCCATGCGTCCAGCGGCCTTTGAGAACAGTACCGGCATCGTAAGCTGGTCAGTGAGTAGTTGCCGCAGATCGGCATTTTCTTCTACAACGG from Terriglobia bacterium includes:
- a CDS encoding universal stress protein, producing MNAVAIPVLPAVRLKNILYTTDFSKPSRAALPIVAAIARKYGSRIFAAHVWAPLPYSMVTPEALSVLEHKEESDAREVLEQFMQTKELEGLPVTPILKCGEATRELSRIVHQHHIDLAILSTHGRTGFKRLLMGSVAEELFRSLPCPVLTVGPNISSRFDNQSEIKQILFPTDLSQESAAVFPYLAAVAAEYAACITLLHVVPVEDRRHPAAMDQPDSLRSAMQRMFAPQIDPRCEVKLIVEAGDPTERILTHARAEKVDLIGFGVKKAGEITTHFRNTVPYKVVLESECPVLTSHFGDGW
- a CDS encoding ATP-binding cassette domain-containing protein, giving the protein MPAWHLQKPMKHQADIERTGATASEMTVNPHVKQIRGEPIVSVSNLSIEIGGRCIIRDANFTIPRGSGLAVIGPNGSGKTVLLKALLGLLPSTGVIRWAPGSRQGYVPQKVSADPNLPIRVREILKAKAFVQKLTAGNVEDAVAWAAIGGLLEQRLGALSSGQLQRVLLAMAMMGAPDVLLVDEPTASLDEGSEEHVFQLLETTRKSRGTTIIIVSHDLALVGHLATHVICVNAGVASFGTARTMLRQDVLESSFGAPLRFHSHNLENKP
- a CDS encoding NAD(P)/FAD-dependent oxidoreductase produces the protein MDSCDVLIVGGGPAGSSCAWALRSSGLHVVILDKASFPRNKVCGGWITPWVLQALEIDAADYSLDRTMQEIRGFRVSSMGAQEVGIPYDRVISYGIRRCEFDEYLLRRSGSEIREGTGISKIERSGEHWIINGAIKAKMLVGAGGHFCPVARHMGNSNSDEPVVAQEIEFEMSPDEARLCGIQGEIPELYFCPDLQGYGWCFRKGNFLNIGLGRLDQHALSKHVADFLGFLRATGKVVFDLPGKFCGHAYLLFGYSKRKVMADSVMLIGDAAGLAFPQSGEGIRPAVESGLLAASVIKAADGQYDAESLRAYPALLSKQFGGHRSAAALAYVPHWLRNGFAHFLLKTQWFCRRVVVENWFLR
- a CDS encoding acyl-CoA thioesterase yields the protein MKFYEYKQVIGFEETNLTGNVYFTNYFHWQGRAREYFLREYAPEILQQLEEGLALITLHCSCTFLDELKAFEEVTVRMFLEEIQQNRITMRFEYWRDGAEPVLVARGEQQIACMRRDEGRLTPSPVPECLRRALAGFLEPVASH
- a CDS encoding AraC family transcriptional regulator gives rise to the protein MDQAVVRESTTRLHYESVKRAIAAMRGQMGQPMSLRSLAKIGFASPYHFTRTFRSVTGLPPLHFLSALRLDAARDLLLHTRSKVIDICYDVGYSSVGTFTRRFTGSFGVSPRQFRALAQSPRHAIRDHQSLPAPHARLAAGPGFSGRVILPDGFKGIVCLGLFSAPIPQSKPLACTIAAPNGDYYMQGVPQGKSFLFALGMELPIQARDCFCHDSVLRAGGQAIRVSEDDVSGDTDLILRAPLPTDPPILLFLADLMRAIKVGRRNGDLASSIPARDGMFTAQQAGDAEGTARLSKPL
- a CDS encoding SDR family NAD(P)-dependent oxidoreductase, with the translated sequence MSEIALVGMACRYAEARSPRELWENVLAQRRSFRRIPRLRLNVADYSAPQQNEDTISVTMAAVLEDYEFDRVRFRVSGDTFLSTDLAHWLALDVAERALTDAGMTNDSASQRERTGVFVGNTLTGEFSRANLMRLRWPYVRRVISAALQNGGKKLPGDYARLIAEIESLYKSPFPATTEDSLAGGLSNTIAGRICNYFDLKGGGYVVDGACASSLLAIANACSALQADDVDVALAGGVDLSLDPFELAGFSKLGALAGDKMRVFDEHSSGFWPGEGCGFVVLMRHEEAVAQQHAVRAVIRGWGISSDGSGGITRPESSGQILALDRAYRRAGYGIDSISYFEGHGTGTSIGDAVELQALSQARRAASDHAPAAAIGSIKANIGHTKAAAGVAGLIKAAMVLQAKVIPPTTGCDRPHSELNGERPALRIMREAELWPDEAPARAGVSAFGFGGINTHITLEAADRSRRKSFTGYEQQRLSSVQDCELFLLQASDLNELAAQLDEILMLAKEISYAEMTDLAAHLANKLDSGHKPVRATCVAATPQELGHAIQVLRDCCASGSTTLMDCSHGVFLNSGDAPPRIGFLFPGQASPVYADGGIWSRRFSDVRDLYKRAHLPQVRSADTEVAQPCIVTASLAGLLLLRSLGIEANMAAGHSLGELVSLCWAEAMDEKTLLRMVAERGRLMSQLGDPTGSMASIQAACEDVRHRLNGDPIVVAADNAPTQTVVSGKAFAVKRFLSHLTADGVTATMLPVSHAFHSPLMADAAMAFSRYLESERLGYMHKERRVFSTVTGTVVEENADLRQLLTDQLTMPVLFSKAAGRMAAEADLLIEVGPGSILTDIMSQQFGLPAVALNVGGDSLRGLLAAAGAAFALGASVHPKALFADRFYRPIDLLHKHKFLQNPCESVPNTSFAPAVAPVLPVVAKPLPVVTPSSTSVLEGLRRLVAQRAELPLETILPENRFLDDLHLNSISISQIVLEAAAQSGSVAPLSPAEFTNATLAEAAEILEQNRHHTASRSEQKYPAGAEPWIRTLEVEFVEKPLRTRPSPQSGSSQWQVMAMEQGDFTQSLAQQFESVSGRGVICCVPRERSTDSAKFLLRSAQQCLKEKIDHIVFVQNGGGAGALARSLFLEHREMTVAVVDVPGASAHAAELIAREAMGASGFTEALYDANGIRREPQLKALWPERNDTTKALGVDDLLLVSGGGKGITAECALTLARSSGCRLALLGRSHPKHDEELQNNLNRFRNANVKFGYFSADVTDEAAASETIQRIQSEVGTVTAVLHGAGINNPKQMEDLTERDLRTTLEVKVAALRNILRALGAHNLRLLLTFGSIIGRSGLQGEGHYGLANEWLRMEVENWQRQHPACRCLNLEWSVWAGVGMGQRLGVLESLQQQGIVPLPLDQALSCLPEMLAWENAPASCIVTARTGNSPTLGFGHSDLPFLRFLENVRLHYPGIELIADAEISADTDPYLKDHCFRGDQILPAVMGMEAMAQVASALEETKQLPQFHKLRFNRPIVVPPGKSIVLRVAAVRRRPGVIAVAVRSSTTSFHVDHFTGECVYGAPSDGDMELTVGGLTQRQILPLSPEGDLYDRILFHQGRFCRITAYHELQAKRCVAGISGSVKQQWFARYLPGDMLLGDAAMRDAVIHCVQACIPHKTVLPTGVDSVSTSATWTTQAAIVTAEEREHNGDDFIYDVEVENSNGQICERWSGLRLHAVAPIEMQYAWPAALLAPYLERRLADIVPSADLRISLNEAATNQDSKGSCHRPDGKPEEEAHPETQVSRSHCGSLILTARSQQPVGCDMEQCTERDEASWRALLGEQWFSVAQLIATETNIPLQNTATQVWALKESLRKCGAAFDQHLQVSTRTTDGWTIFSSGELQAATFRTSIQGFKDGVAFAFIAQQRHEVL
- a CDS encoding cyclopropane-fatty-acyl-phospholipid synthase family protein, with product MELGFSSRQMSLCPTLPVVRLKDRKTLIAVLLNPEMNFGDLYSQGDIDVEGDLVKALEALYHAPDRLITRLISRWLGWVQSCGLSAARKNIHHHYDISTDFYKLWLDPKLVYTCAYFPGENTTLEDAQKAKMDLVCRKLWLQPGETVVEAGCGWGALSLHMAREYGVRVKAFNISHEQIVFAREQAKREGLESRVEFIEDDYRNIAAHYDAFVSVGMLEHIGREHYQELGQIIHRSIGDTGRGLLHFIGKNQPQPFSVWIRKRIFPGAYTPTLREAIDVLEPHDFSVLDVENLRMHYARTIEFWLQRYERHFDQVVEHFGLTFARMWRLYLAGSIAGFRVGTLQLFQLVFAGRSCKSQPLTRAHLYNAIEQDSQDVQWTRAMS
- a CDS encoding metal ABC transporter permease — protein: MRLASGQIYEFAAAVMVAIAAGLVGSFALMKRMSLASDVVSHLALPGIGIALALRLNPVLGAASTLLIGTLLVWGVEKKTGIATEAVIGVVFAASLAVGALITPREELEEVLFGSMRPLGLLEFIVGCSAAAGVITVVLVRRHHLALALFSPDIAAASGINLSGLSLEFLLLFSLTILLSLKFLGALLAGALLMIPAATGRRLATSLSSFLAFSAVAGATAVIIGLAISSGFQGMGASGPAVVLVSAATFVFASFTRKQV